GCTGGTCGCGACCAATTTCTTCGGCCAGAACTCACCGGCCATTGCCGCGACCGAGGCCCACTACAGCGAAATGTGGGCGCAGGATGCCGCAGCCATGTATGGCTATGCGGCCAGCTCCGCGGTGGCTTCGGCCCTCACCCCATTCGAAGCTCCGCCGCAGGTCACCGACGCCGCCGGCGTTGCCTCACAAGCCGCCACGGTCTCGCAGGCCACCGGCGAAGCCGCCTCGACCCAGACCACCCTGGCCTCACTGGTGAACTCTCTGCCCTCGACGCTGCAGGGGCTGGCGACTCCCACGTCGCTGGGTTCGACGGAGTCGGCCGCCGCGATCCTGCCGACCACCGGGTCCACCTCCAGTGGCGACCTGGCCAACATGCTGAACATTGCCGTCATGCCGTTGTTCGCGCTCAGCAGCTTGTTGAGCATCGCGCAGACCATGCAGGGCATGGCGCAGGCGGCGGCCGCGCAGGTCGCCGAAGTCGCGGCGGATGCGGCCGAGGCAGCGGCGGGTGCGGTGGACGCGGGCGCCATAGGCGCCATGGGACAGGCCGCCGCCCTCGGCTCGCTGTCGGTACCACCCGCCTGGACCAGCGTGATCCCAACCGCACACCTCGCCGGGGTCAGCTCGGCGCTGCCCGCTGCCGGCGGTGGCGGACCGGTGAGCACGGTGCCACCCAGCCTGCTGGGCGGATTGCCACGCAACGCCGCAGCTCAGGGACCGGTTGCCGGTCCCCGCTACGGCCTGGTGCCGACTGTGATGGCGCAACCGCCGTCCGCTGGGTACGGCACTTTCGCCTGACCCCGTCGGCCGGCTGGGAGCGCATACATTGCACGCCCGGCGCGTCTCCGCTCAGCAGTCTCCAAAATCATTGTTATCAGACTCACAGTTCATCTTTTTGCTGTAAATCATTCTAAATGTATGTATACTAGCCATGCGGCGGTTGTCTGGTATGTGGTTGGACTAGAAGCCCGAAGGGGGCAGGTTAGATGAAGGTGGTTCTTTTCTGCGGCGGCTACGGCATGCGAATGCGCAGCGCTGACGGCGACCTCGTCCCGAAGCCGCTACAGATGGTGGGCCCGCGACCGCTGCTCTGGCACGTGATGCGCTATTACGCGCATTACGGCCACACCGAATTCATTCTGTGCCTCGGCTACGGCCAGGCCATGGTCAAGGAATTCTTCGTCAACTACCGCGAGACCGAGTCCAACGACTTCGTGATGCGCGGCGGCAACGTCGAACTGCTCGACACTGACATGTCGGACTGGACCATCACCTTCGTCGATACCGGGCTGGAGTCGCCGATCGGCGAGCGCCTGCGTCGGGTGCGCAAGTACCTCGGCGACGACGAGTACTTCCTGGCCAACTACGCCGACGTACTCACCGATGCCCCGCTGGACACGATGATCGACCGCTTCCACGACAGCGGCGCCACCGCCTCGATGCTCGTCGTGCCACCACAGTCGTCGTTCCACTGCGTCGACGTCAGCACCGGCGGCGACATCAAGGAGATCGCCCCGATCGCCAAGTTCCCGATCTGGGTCAACGGCGGCTACTTCGTGCTGCGCCAGGACGTGATCGACCTGATCCCGGAGAACGGCGATCTAGTCGGCGACGCATGCATGGCGCTGGCCGGCACCGGGCAGCTGTTGGGCTACCAACACGACGGATTCTGGAAGCCGGCCGACACCTTCAAGGAACGCGCCGAACTCGACGCCGACTACAACCGCGGTATCCGCCCCTGGGCAGTTTGGGAGACCCCCGAACCGGCGGACCTGTCAGCATGAACCCGCTGACCATCGGGGGCGGCATTGCCTCCGTCGCCGTCGTGGGCGCCCATTGCGACGACATTGTCATCGGCGCCGGTGCGACGCTGATGCAGATCGAGCGCGACAACCCCGGTCTAGTGATCCACGCGCTGGTGTTGAGCGGCGCGGGAACCGACCGGGAAATCGAAGAGAAGAGCGCGTTCGCGGCCTTCTTCCCGCGCGCCGACGTGCGACTGACCGTCGCCGACCTGCCCGACGGACGCCTGCCGCAGTACTGGGGCCAGGTGAAGCAGCGGCTCGCCGAATTCCGCCACAGCTGCCACCCGGACCTGGTGCTGGGACCTCAGCGCGACGACTACCACCAGGATCACCGCCTACTCGCCAAGCTGCTTCCCACCGAGTTCCGCGCCCATCTGCTACTGGGCTACGAGATTCTCAAGTGGGAGTCCGACCTACCCAATCCCACGCTCTACGTACCGATTCCAGCCGACCTCGCTCACCGGAAGGCCCGGCTGCTGGCCCAGTGCTATCCCTCGCAGGCCGCGCGGGACTGGTTCGACGACGAGATGTTCCTGGGGTTGATGAGGGTCCGCGGCGTTCAATGCCGATCCCGGTACGCCGAAGCCTTCGTGGTGGAGAAGGCCGTACTGAGCCCGATCACCAGCCGCCCGGGCGCCTGACGACACGGTTCGACTCACAAGAGGGGACAACAGATCCGGATGAAGTACACACCCACCAGCGTCGCGGGCGTGACGATCGTCGACATCGAACCGCACCGCGACCACCGTGGCTTCTTCTCGCGAGTCTTCTGCGCCGAAGAATTCGCCGAGCACGGACTGATACCCGACGTCTCCCAGACCAGCATCTGCTTCAACCAGACTCGCGGCACGGTGCGCGGCCTACACCGCCAACTCCAGCCTCACGCCGAAGCCAAGTTGGTGCGCTGCATCCGCGGCGCGATAGCCGATGTCGCGGTGGACGTACGACCGGAGTCGCCGACTTTCGGCAAGCACGTAATGGTGGAGTTAAGCGCGGACAACCACCGCGCCCTGTTCCTGCCGCCCTATGTTGCACACGGCTTCCAAACTCTCACCAACGACACCGAGCTGATCTACCAGATCAGCGGGCCGTACGTGCCGGGCAGCGAAGAGAACTTCCGTTACAACGACCCAGAATTCGGTATCCAATGGCCTCTGCCGGTGACGGTCATCTCCGAAAAAGACGCCAGCTGGCCCCTGTTGACTGCCGGGCTGGCCCCGACCGGAACCACCCCGAGATGACCCGGCCACGCGAAACACATTGGGGGTAGCGCGGTTATGACCAACAACGCATGCCCCCAAGCCTCGGTACGTATGGTCGTCAGCGGCAGCATCGTCGAGCGCTGCGAAACTCACGAGGTGCTGTCGATCATCGACTCGCGGCTAGGCCCGAACTCCGGACGTGCCTTGGCGGTTGGCTCGGTAAACCTCGATCACCTGCACCACTTCCGTAGGCTGGGCGCAGCCCCCAACGGCCTGCTGGATTGGCTGCTGCTTGCCGACGGCATGCCGATCGCCTGGCGCGGTCAACTGCTCACCGCCAAACCGTGGCCCCGGGTGACCGGCGCCGACCTGCTCCCGGCAGTACTGGCGTTGGCAGAAGCCGACGGACACCGAGTCGGGTTCTTCGGCGGCAGCGCGGCGACGCATCGCCGGTTGGCCGAACATTTGCGCGAAACCAATCCCGCGCTGGCGGTTTCGGGCATGTGGGCGCCCAACCCCGACGACATCGAAACCGGATCCCCGCAGCTGTGTTCAGCGATCCGGGCGGCACGGACCGACATCCTGATCGTCAGTCTAGGTAAGCCTCGACAGGAGCATTGGGTCGACCAGCACGGGTACGCCACGGGCGCAAAGGTTTTCCTACCATCGGGCGGTGCCATCGACTTCCTGGCCGGCACCACTAGCCGCGCGCCCGACTGGATGCAGCGGTCCGGACTGGAATGGCTGTATCGGCTGACTCGCGAACCGCGCCGGCTGGCCCGTCGCTACCTGCTGCAAGGTCCGATCGCGCTGTTGCGCGCCCTTCGCGCCCAGCTGATCTGCTACCCCGGCGTCCACTACGTCGCCACACCCGTACACGAGCATGTCGAAACCTCCTGCGTCAGAACCGAAGCGGTGTCCGCATGACAGAGGAGCGGCCAGCATGACTGCCACACTACGAACACAGAAACGCCGGTCCGCTGTCGTCCCGCTGCCCATGGCGAAAAACGGCGTGGGTGGGTTTCCGCGTTGGCAGCAACAGTACTCGGCGCGGCTGCGCATCACCGACTCGATCATCGTCTGCGTGGCGATCTTGCTCGCGCAGTTGGTCCGATTCGGCGACACCCCTAACAGGTCCGGGTATCCGGGCCCGGTGATGACGCTGTTCTCGTGTCTTTTCGCACTGCTGTGGCTCACTTCGATCTCGGTGTTCCAAGCCCGTTCCCCCCGCGTCATCGGTGCGGGCATCGACGAGTACCGCCGCATCGCCAGTGCGTCATTCTCGGTGTTCGGCATCATCGCGATGGTCACGCTGCTCGCCAAGATCGATCTGGCTCGCGGGTATCTGGCCGTCGCACTACCGGTCGGTACACTCGGCCTGCTGCTCAGCCGCAACGTGTGGCGTAAATATGTGTGGCGCAAGCGAGCTCAGGGCCACTACCAGACAATGGTGCTGGCGATCGGCGATCGGTCCGGCGTCACACACTTGGCGCACGAACTCATCCGCAGCCCCAGAGACGGCTATGTCGTTGTCGGCGTGTGCATCCCAGGCTACGGCGGGTACCGCGGTGAAACCATCAAAGTGGGCGGCAAGGAGATCCCGATCCTCGGGGACGAGACCGGTGCCGTCGCAGCCGTCGGCGCGTGCGGGGCCGACACGGTGGCAGTTACACGCACCGAACAATTCGGGGTGCACGGCATCCGCGACCTGATGTGGCAACTCGAGACGATGGACGTCGACATGGTGGTCTCGCCAGGCGTGATGGACGTCGCGGGGGCCCGGTTGACCATGCAGCCCATCGCGGGATTTCCACTGCTGCACGTCGACAAGCCGCAATACGAAGGGACGCAACGCCTACAGAAGCGCGCGTTCGACTTCTGCTTCGCCCTGGCCGCGCTGCTGGCTACCGCGCCCATACTGGTCCTGGCCGCCATCGCCATCAAGTTGACTAGTAGGGGTCCCGTCTTCTACCGCGCCGAACGCATCGGCCTGGACGGCCAGCCCTTCACGATGTTGAAGTTCCGCACCATGGTCGACGGCGCGGACCAGCAGATCGACCACCTGCTGCCGCTGAACCAGGGGTCCGGCATGCTGTTCAAGATCCACCAGGACCCCCGCGTCACGTCGGTCGGAAAAACGCTGCGCCGCTACAGCATCGACGAGTTGCCGCAATTTATCAACGTGCTCAAACAGGACATGAGTGTGGTGGGTCCTCGCCCGCCGCTGCGGCGCGAAGTGGAGAACTACGACGGCCAGGTCAAGCGGCGGCTGCTGGTGAAGCCGGGCGTCACCGGCCTCTGGCAAGTCAGCGGACGCTCCGACCTGTCCTGGGACGACTCGGTCCGACTCGACCTTTCCTATGTAGACAACTGGTCGATGGCCGGCGATCTAGTCATCATCGCCCGCACCCTCAGAGCCGTCCTCGCTAGCGACGGAGCCTATTGATGAAAGGCGGTCGCGTGATCGAGCCGACGGCACAGGCTCCGCAGGAGGAGTCCCCGGAGTCGTCGGCTGTGCCCGACGTACCGCAGTCACGGATTGCGCACGCGTTCTCGATCCAGCTCATCTGCCGGTCGCTGGGAATGGTGGCCTCGGTGATCTCGGTGTCGATGACCGCGCGCTATCTGGGCCCGGGTCGCTACGGGCAGCTGATGGTCGCAGTCGCCTTCATCGGAATGTGGACCAGCATGACCGATCTCGGCATTACCACCGTGATCGTGCGGCGCGTCACGTCCGGCCGCGGCGAGCTGGAACGTCTGGTCCGCGTCAACAGCGGCCTTTCCCTGGCGTATTGCATTCCGCTGGCGGTGATCGCCTCCGTCACCGGCTGGCTGATCTACCGCGACGCTGACGTCCGCGTGATGCTGGTGGTGTTGTCCGGGCAACTGCTGATGTTGACCATGCGCACCCGGTTCGAACCGGTATTCCTTTCCACGGTGCGCTTTTCCGCGGTCGCCGCCTCCGACGTCGTAGGCCGGTTGGGCACGCTGGCGATGATCAGCTGGCTGGTGACCACCCACGCCGACGTCGCCTGGTTTGCGGTCGCTCAACTAATTCCGCCGCTCGTGCAACTGGCCATCCAGGGTGCGGCAGCCGCCCAGCACATCTCGCTGCGCCCGGTCTTCTCAGCCACCGAATCCATCGACCTGCTACGGGAAAGCCTGCCGCTGATGGGCGTTGCGGTAATCGGAATACTGTATTGGCGCGCCGACGGGGTGATCCTGTCGCTCCTCAACTCCCACGCCGAAGTCGGCGTGTACGGCTTGGCCTACACGCTCGCATTCAACACCGAGGCGTTGTCGGTCTTCTTCCAGAAGTCGACGCTGTCGACCGCCACCGGGCTGTATTCCCGCGACGTCGGCGCCTACGTCGCATTCCTGCGCCGCAGTGTGGAACTCATGAGCTTCCTTGCCTTCCCGGTCGCCGTGGTGGGCACGTTGCTGGCCGGACCGCTGATCGAACTGTTCGGCGACCGCGACTTCGTCGACCGTGGTGCGCCGACGCTGGCGCTGCTGCTCATCGCTGCCGCGCTGCGGTTCGTCACCGGAACGCTGGGGCAGGGCTTGTTCGCTTGTCACGAACAACAGTTCTTCTTCCGGCTTTTCGTCGCGACGCTATTCGTGAACGTGGCACTGAACCTCTGCCTGGACGGGCGATTCGGCGCGATCGGCGCCGGAGTCTCGCTGGTATGTACCGAGCTGAGTGGTTGGATACTGGCCAGCTGGCGGCTGCGCAGCAACTGCGGCTACCGCACTCCGGTGATCTTCTTGGCGCGGCTGCTGGTTCCGACTGTCGCCAGTGTGGTGGTGGTGCTGGTCCTTTCGGGATATCACGTGGTGTTTGTCCTGACAGCCGCGGCGGCCACGTACCTCGGGATAAACATGGTGGCCGGCCCCCTCAACTGGTCGATGCTGACCTCGATCTTCCGGAAACAGGTGACCACATGACAACCGAGCTGGATCGTGCCTACCTCAAACGCCCGTCGACGATTCCCGGCACGCCGCGGACCGAGTTACCCCCGGACCGGCCGCTGTCGGCACTGATCGTCACCTACAAGAGCCACGACCTGGTGGAGCAGTGCCTGGCCGGATTGGCCGAACACGCACCCGAGCTGCCGGTCTACGTCTATGAGAACAGCGGCGACACCTACCCCGGCCGCGCCGAACTGGCCGCCCGCCACCCACATGTGCACTGGGTATTGGGCCCGGTCAATCTCGGCTTCGGCGGAGCCTTCAACGCGTTGGTGGAGCACACGCCCCCCGACACCGATCTGCTGCTGCTCAACGCCGACACCCGACTGACCGGGCCGCTGACCCGCACCCGTGCGCTACTGCGCCAGCCCGGTGTCGCGGCCGTCTCACCGCTGATCCAGGACGCAGGAGCCCCCGGGCCGCAGCGGTGGGACATCGCGACCCGGCGCCGCACCCTGACGCGGGCGCTGGTGGCCGCCGCAGGCTATTCCGACCGGTTCCGCGGCACCCCGGTCTCTCACCTGTACCCGGAGCAGCCCGGCGAATCGCAATGTATCGACGGTTATCTGGCCGGTATCTGCCTGGCCATCAGCCGCGCGGCATGGAACCAGATCGGCGGGTTCGACGAGGAATTCTTTCTTTACGGCGAGGAAACCGACTGGCAGGAGCGAGCCGCGGCCGCGGGCTGGCGCATTCTGCTGGCCAACGAGCTCGACGTCGACCACGGCAACCCGGCGGCCGCCAAAGCTCAGCAACGGACCAACGGCGAATCCGTGTGCGCGCATGGTGCGCAAGTCTCCACCGTCGAACGCTTCCGTAACCGGGACCTGTTGCGCGCCAACATCGCGTTGCTGCTCGAACACCAGGACGGCGTACACCACGCCGACGTCTACCTGGCTGCCACCTCGGTGCTGGACCGGGTGCAGCGCTCCAAGCGCGAAGTCCGCAAGCTTGCGGTCCGAGCCGGCACCGGCAAACCCGCGATCGTCATCACTACCAATCGCTTGGTGTACGGCGGCGCGGAACGTCAAAAGGCGCTGCTAGCAGCGGAACTGGCTCGCCGCGGCTACCCGGTCACCATCGTCTGCATGCAGCGGTTCGGGCCGCTGATCAAAGAGATCCCGCACAGCGTGCGGGTGGTGCGCCAACCCTGGTGGGCGCCGATGGTCGACCTGCCCCCCGGCCCGGCGGTGCTGATCAGTGGCGACACCAATACTGAGACGGGCTTCGCAACCCTCTGGCGCGCCAGGTCTGGGAACCGGCGCTGGCTGGTAGCTCCGCACGTTCCGCCAGAGACCGACCGGCCCATCTACTCGCGGCCGCTGACCGCCGCAATGCGGCGCGCCGATGCATTAATCGTCTTGGCACAACGGCATTGGGAGATGTTGACACCGCACCACAACCTAAAGGGACACCCCTTCATCGCTCCCAACGGCGTGGAGCCGGCCTTTGCCCGGGATTTGACCGATTTGGGCCCGCGGATCCGCCCGCCGGGCGCGCCGCCGCACCTGGTGATGCTATCGCGCATCGTTGAACACAAGAACCCGCAGCTGTTGATCGAGGCGCTCGGGCAGCTAACGGAATTGCCTTGGCGGCTATCAATTTTCGGCGACGGTCCCGATCGCGAGCGGTTGGAAGCCGGCACTCCAGCGGCCCTTCGGAACCGCGTCCAGTGGCGCGGCTGGTCGCCCGGGCCGGGTCCAGCCTTGGCCGATGCCGATCTGCTTTGCGTCCCAAGCCGTTCCGAGGCTTTCCCACTGGTGATTTTGGAAGCCATGTCCCGGGGGGTGCCGGTGGCCGCGTCGGGTATCTGCGCGGTCCCCGAGATGCTGGACTTCGGCAAAGCCGGCTTCGTCGTCGAACCGGTATCGGTGGCAGCCTGGCGAGCCCAGTTAGCCGACATCCTGTCCAAGCCGGAGGAATTGCCGCAGGTCGGCCGGCGCGGTCTGGAGCGGCTGCACAAGCACTACACGGTCGCTGCGATGGCCGATGCCTACATCGACGCGATCGCCGCGGTGGTGTGACACCTGTGCACACTCCGCAATCCGACCTAGCTCACCCAACCAAAGAATCGAGACTCAGATGAAGTGCCGCCTGTGCGACTCGGACCGGATGCTCAGCGTCCTGGACTTGGGCGCGACACCGCCCTGCGAAAAAATCCTCGCTGCCGACGAACTCGACCTGCCCGAACCCACCTACCCGCTGCACCTGCGGCTGTGCCAGGACTGCCTGCTGCTGCAGATCCCGGCGCTGATCACTCCGGAAGAGACCTTCACCGAATATGCCTACTACTCTTCGTATTCCGATAGCTGGGTCGAACATGCGGAGACGTTCGTCGCCGAGGCAGCCGAGCGGCTGGGTCTTGGCCCCGACTCCTTCGTGGTCGAGGCCGCCAGTAATGACGGTTATCTCCTGCAACACGCGGTTGCCAGGGGAATCCCGTGCCTGGGTATCGAGCCGTCGTTGAACGTGGGTGCCGCGGCCGTCGAGCGTGGCGTTCCGACGGTATCGGAGTTCCTGGACCAGGATCTCGCCCGCGGGGTGCGGGCCCAACACGGACCGGCGAATCTGGTGGTGGCCAACAACGTCTACGCGCACATTCCCGACCTGCGCGGCTTCACGCAGTCGCTGCGGGGCCTACTCGCTGACGACGGCTGGCTTAGCATCGAGGTGCACCACGCGCTAAACCTAGTGTGTCTGGGCCAGTTTGACACCATCTACCACGAGCACTTCCAGTACTACACGGTGTTCTCGGCGCGAAATGCGCTCGCCAGCGCCGGCCTGGCCGTCGTCGACGTCGAAATGCTGCCCACCCACGGCGGGTCGATCCGGGTGTGGGCGCGGCCCATAGAGGTCGCCGGACCGCCCACCGACCGGGTCGAGCAGATCCTACGGATCGAAGAGGCCGCGGGATTGCATCGCCCCGAGGGCTATCAGCAGCTACGGCAACGCACCGAGCAGATCCGCCATGACCTGCTGCGGTTCCTGCTGCAGTGCCGGGCCGAGGGTAAGCGGGTGGTCGGCTACGGCGCCCCGGGCAAGGGCAACACCTTGTTGAACTACTGCGGGATTCGCACCGATCTGCTCGAATACACTGTCGACCGTAATCCGTACAAACACGGGCATTTCACGCCGGGCACCCGAATCCCGATTCACGATCCCGACCGCATCGCCCAGGACCGCCCGGACGTGATCCTGGTGCTGCCCTGGAACCTGGAGACCGAGATCACCGAACAACTGAGCTACGTCACCGAGTGGGGCGGTCAGATCGTCTACCCGCTCCCCAACCTGCACCTGGCGACCAGCGTGAAATCGCGCAGTGCCGCACTCGCATGAACGGGTGCCGGGCGTGTGGCAAGCGTGGCCTGACCCGGGTGCTCGACCTAGGGAATGTGCCGGCGGCTGACCATTTTCCGTTGCTCAGCGAGCCGATCGACCCCCGGGAAACGGCACATGAGCTGGCAATGGACCTGTGCGGGAGCTGCGGCCTGGCCCAACTCGCCGACGACGACACCATCACCGAAGAACCCCGCGGTGTCGAGCCGCAAGCACTCCGCGACCAGGCCGCCGACGCGGTGCAGCGCGTCGCCGATCGCGGCTGGCTGCGCGGTCGCACGGTCCGCGAGTTCGGCAGTCCACACGGCGGGACCTGGTTACCGTTGCTCGCCGAGCGCGGCATGGCCCAAGCCGAGGTCGCCGATCTGGTGCTGGACTCGTTCGGCGTCATGCATGAGGCGGATCAACGGGCCTCCTTCGAGCTGCGCGCCAAGGTGACCGCCCCGGGCGGAGTGCTGCTGGTGCAGTTCCCGTCGTTGCAGGCAATGATCGAGCAGGGCCAGTGGAACTCGCTGCGCCACGGTCACTTCGGCTACTACTCGCTGACTGCGATGACCAATCTGCTGCGTGCGGTCGGGATGAGTGTGGCCACCGCGTGGCAGTTCGACCTTTACGGCGGGACTTTTCTGGTGGCCGCTGTGCACGGCCACGTCGAACCCGACCAGTACGTCCACGACATCCTGGCCCGCGAACGCGAATTCGGGGTGATGCAACCGGAGGTGCTGAGACGCATGCAGCGGGCCGTCGACGCCCATGCCGCGCAGTTGCGCGCATGGCTGGCGGCACAGTCCGACCAGGGCCGCACTGTATACGGATACGCCGCCGGTTCGCGGGTTCCGGCACTGTTCAGCATTGCAAAGGTGGACCGGCGGCTGGTCATGGCTGTGGCCGACGGCTCTGCCGCCAAGCAGGGCCGCCGGCTGCCCGGCACCGACATCGCCATCATCTCCCCCGAACAACTCATCGCCGCCGACCCCGACCGGGTCCTGCTGACGCTGCCCGATCTCTACGGCGAACTGCAGCAACAATACCCGCAGTTCGCCGGGCGCTGGTGGGTGGACAACGGCCCGCTGCAGAGTCAGAATTCATTGTGAATCCTCCTCGGGTGCTTTGGCTTTCGCCATGGATGCGGCCGTTGGCGCGCGTTCAGGCCGAGGCGTTGCAGCGCCGGGGCGCCGACGTGTTGCTGGTCACCTCAGATCAGCATCCGGAGTCCGACGGGCCCCGTGATTACGAGCTGGTGCTCGACCCGCGGTTCCGCAGTGCCGCGACGTGGCCGGCCACAGTTAGGGCTTGGCGCCGGGTCCGGGATTTCCGGCCCGACGTGGTGCTCACCGAACTGGTCCGCGACCCGCGCTGGATCGCACTGGCCGGTGGAGCACCGCGGGTGCAGCTGGTGCATGACGACCGACCGCATGACGTGGCCGAACAACGACCCGGCTACGAGGCCGCGGTCTTCGACCGCTGGGGTGCAAGCTCTTTGGCAACTATTACCTACAGCCGGTACGTGGCAGCCGGGATTGCCGCTCGGCGCGACGTCTCCGGCATGCCGGTGCACGTGGTGCCACTGGCCAGTGACCTAGACCCGGCATTGGTCCCCGATCCGGCGGCCGCAGACCGGCGACGCGATTTCGTGATGATCGGCCGGCTCAACCCGTACAAGAACGTCGAGGTCGTACTGTCGGCATGGCAGCAGCATGCGACCGGAACTGGTTGGCGCGGTGACAATCTGGTGCTTATCGGGGACGGTCTGATCGATCCCGATCGATTGCCAGGCCATACCGAGTGGCGTTGCGGCAGCTACCGTTACGCCGATGTGCTGGCCACGCTGACCGCGGCCAAGGGCTCGGTGGCTCACTACCGGCGCGCCTCGCAGAGCGGGGTGCAAGTGCTCTCGATGCAGCTCGGCGTGATGCCGATCGTCTCCGATCGCGGCGCCCTACCCGAATATCAGCCCAGCGATTGCCCGCCGGTCAAAGTCGACGATATCGACGCTCTGACGGCCGCTTTCGACACGCTCGCTGATCCGGACACCGCTGCGCGGCAGGGCGTTGCCGCCGCCCGCCACTACGCGCGCAACTATGCGGTCGGTCATGCCGCCGAACGGCTGCTCGAGGTGATCGACGCGGCGCGCCGACCGAGGAGAGCCACGGTCGCCTTCTAGCGTCCCGATGGCCCTGGCCGACACGCACGGCCCCGGCGCATCCATTGCGATCGGGCACCTGACCATGCCCGAAAGCTCCTAGGAGAGGAAGCTGGCTAGGACCGGAAGCCATCCACCAGTTCGGGCGACCGCACCGCACAGAAATCGTGCACGTAACCCTTCGGCATCGCAAACGGAT
The nucleotide sequence above comes from Mycobacterium vicinigordonae. Encoded proteins:
- a CDS encoding PPE family protein: MDYGALPPEFNSARMYAGVGAAPLLTAAVAWDNLATELQSAASSYTAVIGTLTGGPWLGPAAISAAAAATPYAAWMGATAAQAAEAASQARAAVAAYEAAYAMTVPPAVVSANRILLATLVATNFFGQNSPAIAATEAHYSEMWAQDAAAMYGYAASSAVASALTPFEAPPQVTDAAGVASQAATVSQATGEAASTQTTLASLVNSLPSTLQGLATPTSLGSTESAAAILPTTGSTSSGDLANMLNIAVMPLFALSSLLSIAQTMQGMAQAAAAQVAEVAADAAEAAAGAVDAGAIGAMGQAAALGSLSVPPAWTSVIPTAHLAGVSSALPAAGGGGPVSTVPPSLLGGLPRNAAAQGPVAGPRYGLVPTVMAQPPSAGYGTFA
- a CDS encoding glucose-1-phosphate cytidylyltransferase, whose product is MKVVLFCGGYGMRMRSADGDLVPKPLQMVGPRPLLWHVMRYYAHYGHTEFILCLGYGQAMVKEFFVNYRETESNDFVMRGGNVELLDTDMSDWTITFVDTGLESPIGERLRRVRKYLGDDEYFLANYADVLTDAPLDTMIDRFHDSGATASMLVVPPQSSFHCVDVSTGGDIKEIAPIAKFPIWVNGGYFVLRQDVIDLIPENGDLVGDACMALAGTGQLLGYQHDGFWKPADTFKERAELDADYNRGIRPWAVWETPEPADLSA
- a CDS encoding PIG-L deacetylase family protein → MNPLTIGGGIASVAVVGAHCDDIVIGAGATLMQIERDNPGLVIHALVLSGAGTDREIEEKSAFAAFFPRADVRLTVADLPDGRLPQYWGQVKQRLAEFRHSCHPDLVLGPQRDDYHQDHRLLAKLLPTEFRAHLLLGYEILKWESDLPNPTLYVPIPADLAHRKARLLAQCYPSQAARDWFDDEMFLGLMRVRGVQCRSRYAEAFVVEKAVLSPITSRPGA
- the rfbC gene encoding dTDP-4-dehydrorhamnose 3,5-epimerase; the encoded protein is MKYTPTSVAGVTIVDIEPHRDHRGFFSRVFCAEEFAEHGLIPDVSQTSICFNQTRGTVRGLHRQLQPHAEAKLVRCIRGAIADVAVDVRPESPTFGKHVMVELSADNHRALFLPPYVAHGFQTLTNDTELIYQISGPYVPGSEENFRYNDPEFGIQWPLPVTVISEKDASWPLLTAGLAPTGTTPR
- a CDS encoding WecB/TagA/CpsF family glycosyltransferase gives rise to the protein MTNNACPQASVRMVVSGSIVERCETHEVLSIIDSRLGPNSGRALAVGSVNLDHLHHFRRLGAAPNGLLDWLLLADGMPIAWRGQLLTAKPWPRVTGADLLPAVLALAEADGHRVGFFGGSAATHRRLAEHLRETNPALAVSGMWAPNPDDIETGSPQLCSAIRAARTDILIVSLGKPRQEHWVDQHGYATGAKVFLPSGGAIDFLAGTTSRAPDWMQRSGLEWLYRLTREPRRLARRYLLQGPIALLRALRAQLICYPGVHYVATPVHEHVETSCVRTEAVSA
- a CDS encoding sugar transferase, whose amino-acid sequence is MAKNGVGGFPRWQQQYSARLRITDSIIVCVAILLAQLVRFGDTPNRSGYPGPVMTLFSCLFALLWLTSISVFQARSPRVIGAGIDEYRRIASASFSVFGIIAMVTLLAKIDLARGYLAVALPVGTLGLLLSRNVWRKYVWRKRAQGHYQTMVLAIGDRSGVTHLAHELIRSPRDGYVVVGVCIPGYGGYRGETIKVGGKEIPILGDETGAVAAVGACGADTVAVTRTEQFGVHGIRDLMWQLETMDVDMVVSPGVMDVAGARLTMQPIAGFPLLHVDKPQYEGTQRLQKRAFDFCFALAALLATAPILVLAAIAIKLTSRGPVFYRAERIGLDGQPFTMLKFRTMVDGADQQIDHLLPLNQGSGMLFKIHQDPRVTSVGKTLRRYSIDELPQFINVLKQDMSVVGPRPPLRREVENYDGQVKRRLLVKPGVTGLWQVSGRSDLSWDDSVRLDLSYVDNWSMAGDLVIIARTLRAVLASDGAY
- a CDS encoding oligosaccharide flippase family protein — its product is MKGGRVIEPTAQAPQEESPESSAVPDVPQSRIAHAFSIQLICRSLGMVASVISVSMTARYLGPGRYGQLMVAVAFIGMWTSMTDLGITTVIVRRVTSGRGELERLVRVNSGLSLAYCIPLAVIASVTGWLIYRDADVRVMLVVLSGQLLMLTMRTRFEPVFLSTVRFSAVAASDVVGRLGTLAMISWLVTTHADVAWFAVAQLIPPLVQLAIQGAAAAQHISLRPVFSATESIDLLRESLPLMGVAVIGILYWRADGVILSLLNSHAEVGVYGLAYTLAFNTEALSVFFQKSTLSTATGLYSRDVGAYVAFLRRSVELMSFLAFPVAVVGTLLAGPLIELFGDRDFVDRGAPTLALLLIAAALRFVTGTLGQGLFACHEQQFFFRLFVATLFVNVALNLCLDGRFGAIGAGVSLVCTELSGWILASWRLRSNCGYRTPVIFLARLLVPTVASVVVVLVLSGYHVVFVLTAAAATYLGINMVAGPLNWSMLTSIFRKQVTT